The genomic DNA TGAACTCCGGCTCAGTTCAGCCAATGAGATAAGCAAGGGTTATGAATAACGGGTAGCAATCGCCTTTGTTCAGTCCCCATAGTACCCCAGCGATGACTTTTGCAAGAGGTCTATTGTTAACCCACTGGCTCCGGGAACGGCTCATGTAGTTAAGTCACCTGTAAATCTTCGCAGATCGCCATGCAGTGGTCAAATTATCAAAACTGTACCTATTGGCACCAAGTTGAACTTTGCTGTAGATAACAACCAGTGGATCAATAAGTGGTACAAAATTACTGTGCCAGGGTCAACACCAGGGACATTAGGTTATGTTGATGGTTGGGACTATGTTGATGTCTACTAACAATTAGGCTAATCCTTGTTGCTGATAAAGCAAAGCCCGGTATCAGTACCGGGCTTGTTTTTTAGAGCGTAGAGAGTAAGGTTGGACTACTCCTGTGCTGCTTTTTTAAGAGGGTTGGAGGGTAACTTTTGAGGGTAGAAAACTCAACCTACAACTAACTAATGGCTTATTCCCAAACGTCCAAATCGAGCGCTCGCGAACCACCCCGTTCTAGCATTAACAAAAGGTTCTTGAGTTGTCCCCAAATCAAGAAGCCGATAAATAGAGTGAGTGGCACAGAAACCCCACAAGCCAGCGATCCGGGAAAGCCAAAAATTTCTAATCCAGCCACAAGAAATACGCAGACACCCGCACAAATTCCCAGAAACGGCAGTTGTAACTGCATACCTTGCATTTGTGCTAGGGTGCGGGTGGAGCGGTTTTTTGCCCACTCCCGCACTTGTTGTTTCAGGGTGGCTTCAAAAGCAGCGCCAGAGGTTAGTCCAGCGAATAAACCAACAACGAGTAAAAAATACGGCGGGTCTGGAAAGTAATACACTAATAACTCCTCATGGTTAATGGCTAATAGCTAATAGCTAATTATTAAAAGCCATTAGCTATTAGCTTCAAGATTTGTGCTGAAAAGCAGAGAATGTGGAAACAGTGGGCAAAAGCGCTGCGACTCCCTCGGTGGAGAGTTCAGTTAAGGCTCCCAGTGCCACATTGAACAACCGTGCTGGTTTCAGGTCGTCTTTAACCAGATTCCAGAGGCGTCGGACTTCCTCGGTATGAAGGCGGTCATCTTCTGTTAAAGCTATCAGTAATTGCCGTCGCAGAAACTGACCTTCTTCAGAAAGGATAAACTGTAAACCGAGTTGTGCTGTGGGTAATAAATCGAAGTTATCATCACTGCGGGCGATCGCAATCATATTTTCCAATCGCTGCCACTGGAATTTAGCATCTTTGAACAGCACCTCAATCAACCGCCGCCGCATTTCGGGAGTTTCCCCGGTGAGTAAACGCCGCGCCACATAGGGATAGCCAACTTCGACGATTTTGAAATTCGGATTCAAGCTTAAAGCTAATCCTTCTTGCGTCACCAGAGAACGAATAATCAAGGCAAATTTTGCGGGGACGCGGAACGGATATTCGTACATCAGTTCCGAGAACTTGTCTGTAACTGTCTTGAAGTTGAAGTCTCGCACACTTTCGCCTATCGCTTGATCCAGCACGGTTTCCAGCGCCGGAATGATGGGAATAATGTTTGTCTCTGGTGTCAAAAAGCCTAGCTTCACAAAGTCTTTGGCTAACTCGATGTAGTCTTTGTTAATTAGGTGAACTACGGCGCTGACGAGGTTTTCTTTGGTATGCTCCTCCATCTGATCCATCATGCCAAAGTCAATGAATGCCATCCGCCCGTCTGGCATGGCAAACAGGTTGCCTGGATGGGGATCGGCGTGGAAAAATCCGTGTTCTAGCAGCTGTCGCAGTCCTGATGTTACGCCAATTTCAATCAGGCTATCTGTGTTCAAACCTGCTGCTTTGATCCGCTCAGTATCTGTCAGCTTGAACCCGTGAATCCACTCTAAGATAAGAACGCGGTTGCTGGTGTATCGCCAGTAAATTGCTGGAACTTTGACGGTGGGATCGTCGCGGAAGTTTGTGGCGAATTTTTCGGCGTTGCGTCCTTCGTTGAGGTAATCAACTTCTTCAAATAACTTGGTGCCGAACTCATCGACAATTAAGCGCAGGTCATGCCCTAAATTTAGGGGAAGCCAGGGAGCTACCCAACCAGCAGCCCACCGCATTAAGTACAAGTCTAGGGTAATGGTTGGTAGCAAGTTGGGGCGTTGCACCTTGACTGCTACTTCTTCGCCAGTGTGAAGACGCGCTTTATATACTTGTGCTAGGCTGGCTGCGGCTAGAGGCTCTGGGGAGATTTCGCTAAATATCTCTTCTATGGAGCGGTCTAGCTCTGTCTCGATGATATTGAAGGCGATCGCATTATCAAACGACGGCAGTTGATCCTGTAGTTTGATGAGTTCTTCTAAAAAGTCTTTCCTTATTAGGTCGGGCCGCGTGGAGAGGGCTTGACCGACTTTAATAAATGTAGGGCCGAGGCGGGTTAGTATTTCCCGCAGTTCGGTGGCGTGTTTAGACGCGACTTGTCGCATCTCTACATTCCACAATTCATCCCACTTTAATCCGATAAAGAATCTCGCAAAGGAGAAAATAATGTTGATGCCACGCCAGATAACTAGCCAAGGACGATAAAGGTAGTATTGGGCGATCGCTTTTGGATCGTAGCCCCCAGACTGGACGAGTGGATACCGATTCACGCTTGTGTCTGCCTCTCGAAACAAAACTTATTAGTAAGTAGCGGCTTGGTAGTAGTAAAGCCACTTTTTAACTTGATCAATCAAATAACACTTATTTCCAGAGATTCCTTCCGCAATCTCTCGTAACTTTATACATTGTTTTTTACCAGTTTTTTAACGTTTTATTAACTACAGTATACAAAAATACAGACACCATCGGGGATCAATATCCTGGGCTGGGGACTGGGGACTGGGACTGGGGGCTGGGGGGCTGGGGACTAGGTAAAACTTTTTCCCAATCCCCAGCTCCAAGATTGCAGGGAAAAACTTTTTTACTCAAAGGGGGAAATTCAGGATAATTTTTACCCTCCCCATGTCGGGGAGGGGTCAACACGTTCGGGCTTCTGACTAGCTGCTGGACTTGGCTTCTAGGTTTTCCATGCGACTTTTTAGCTCCTGATTTTGCTTTTTCAACTGATCGAGTTCCTCTCGCAATTGTTTGATAGCTTGATCGGAACCAACGTTTTTTTGCACCCGTTCAACTGCTTCCTCCGCGATACGACGAACTCGCCCATCGGGAGTTTGATCCGCAAGACTTTGTAAAATCGCGATCGCTTTCGGAGTCTCCATCTGTCCCAGTGCTATAGCAACTGAAACTTGCGTTAAGAAGAACGTTTCTTTAGAAAGTTCGCTTAATTGCTCTAGAATCCGTTCCAGGTTGACATTATTCTGACCTGTGGAAATCGCTCCCAGTGCGCGAATGGCTGCAAGGCGCAAAGCTTGCGGAACTCCGGGCGCGGTATATTCTAAAATCAGATCCAAAGCTTCTGGTGAAGTTTTGAGTTGAGATAAACCTGCGATCGCGCCCGTCCTGACAACCTCATTCCAACCAGCTTTTTCCTTCAGTACCCAGTGCAGCAGCTTTAGTACCTTTTCTTGCTTGGGCTTTTCATCCAAGTGCGCTGCGCCAATTCCCGCGATCGCGTTAGCTGCGGCAGCTTCCACATAGTAGCTGGCATCTCCTTTTTCCACCAGCGGTTTCAGTGCTTTATAGCTTTCTTGCGTCTTGATTTGAGCTAGTGCTTGCACCACTGCACGACGTACTAAAGCCTCTTTATCTTGCAACCCGACAACTAAAGCATCAAACGACTGATCGAGTTTAACTTCAGAGAGTTGTTTGGCAACTTCCGCCCGAACTCCCCAGCAAGAGTCATTCTGCAAAGCAGCAGCAAGAGCCTTTACCACCTCTAATCCACCTTTTTTCGCCAACGCCTCAGCAGCGTAAATGCGAGAAACCGGATCGGGATCGAATTGCAGTTGTGTTTTGAGTTCGGCAACTGGGTACTCTAAAGACACAGTTTTCAGGAAATTATTTCCCACATCAAAGCTTACATATTCGGGTTTCTCTTCTAAGGGGAAGTAAAAACTTTGTTCCCGCTCATTTACCTGAACCTTGAAAATCTTTGATTTTGGATTCTGCTTATCAGTGCCAGTTTCCTCTTGCTGACTATAACCAAAGGCAATAGGAATTTTTAAGTCAAACAACTCACTCTTGCTGCCGTTATTATCGCTTGCCGCTTGAGTTTGCGTCACCGTAATTTTTGCCAATTTGCTGTCAGCATCCCAAACATAAGCAACCTTGAAATCTGGATGACCGCCGCGATAAACGTACTGGTCGAATAGAAATAATAAGTTGCGTCCGGTAGCTTTTTCAATTGCTCTTAGCAAGTCAACTGTTTCGACTGTTTGGTGCGCGTTATCCTGAACAAACGTATGAATTGCCTTCAAAAATAGCTCGTCTCCCAGCTCTGTCCGAATCATGTGATAAACGCAAGCGCCTTTTTCGTAAAGGTGCCTATCGTACAATTCAATTGCTTCCCGGTAAACATGAGTTACAATTGGACGACGGTAGCGACTGGTATCTTCTGAAATGTAGCTACGAGCTTCATTTAATAGATAATAAGCTGCATCTTGCGCTCCATATTCTTCGTCTGTCCACAGCACTTCTGAATAAGATGCCATGCCTTCTTTAATCCAAGCATGAGACCAGTGCTTGATAACAACTAAATCCCCGAACCACTGGTGAGCGAGTTCGTGAGCAACTAAACTTTCAGTAAGGCGATTATCTAAAGATGCCCGTTCGTCTAACAAGCAGCGGTCAGTTAGCAGGGTGGTAGAAGTGTTCTCCATACCGCCAAAAATGAAGTCATCAACGCAGACTTGGGCGTATTTAGGAAAAGGATAGGGATAGCCAAATTTTTCGCTGAAAAATTCAATCATCCGGGGAGTTTTGCCCATGCTGCGCCGGGCATCTTGTTCCCGATTTTTCTCCACATAATATGTTACGGGTTTGCCATTCCATTCATCCTTAATTTCCGCAAAGTCACCTACAGCTAAAGTGATCAAGTAGGAAGGATGAACTTGCTGCTGTAACCAGTGGTAAATTTTGCTTTCGCCATCTTCCTTTGTTTCGATCAATTCTCCATTGGAAATAGCGATCAGAGGTTTGGGAATTTTGACGCGAATTTCTGAAGTTGCCAACTGTCCCGGATAATCAAAGCAGGGGAACCAGAAGCGGGAGTCTTCATCTTCTCCTTGCGTCCAGACTTGCGTCGGTTTGTGGGGATAATGTTTGTTGGGGGTAATGAAGTAGATGCCGCGTTGGGGTTTTTCCACCGAGTAAGCGATCGCTACCTTTACCGCTTTTCCCATTTCCGTAGGTGTCTGCATCTGAATATGCAGCTCGTTGCCATCATAGTCAAACGTTTGTGGTGATTCGTCAACCTCCACTGAATGAATATTTAGGTTAACGGCATCCAAAGTTAAACGGTCAATCCCACTCCGCACAGGGGATAATGTGATGGTGCAAGTGCCAACGACGCTTTGATTGGGAATGTCGAGGGCTAAATCCAGAAAAATATGTTCAACTTGTCCGGGTCGGTCTGGGTTGTAGTGGGGTCTAGCACCCGGTAACTCAAAGGATTTATGACGTGTATTGTCGGAATCAAAACTAAGCTGGAAATTCATGTTCGCGATCGCGCCCTTGAGACAATAGGGGTATGGCTACAACCCCTTAAACAAAGCCATTGAAGTATATTTTCCACATTAGCGCCTTTCCCGCGATTGTACTTAGGATTCCATGCACTACAGGGGATTTTTCATCATTGACCTGCTTTTTCAGCGATAGAATTGCTTTTACTCCACTTTTTAAGCAATTTTATTGCTTGCAGCCTCTCTTAAAAAGGATATTTAACCGTATCTCCACATTGCTCAATCCTCTCCAATTTATCGGAGGTTGGGGGCTTGCCTCGTGAAATCGCACGCAACTCAACTGTCTTGACTTTTATTCCAATTAACAATGGCAATTTACCCCCGCTCCTCTGATTTTATTTAAACTTAATAATTCCATTTGCGGAGTTTCTTCTAATCGCATTGAAGTAGCCCTATGACACTCCCATAAAAAATAATTTAATGGGAAATACTGCATAAGTAAAATTACCAATTGGGCTGCCAACGAATGGGAATGAAAATATCCCAATACCATCACTGGCAGCAGCGACGACAATCAAAGAAGAAATAAACCGAGAAAAAATTAAAATGTCTGAAACAAAACCAAATCGTTTAGTTCCTATTGTTGTTGGTACTGCCGTTTTAATTGCAGGTGGCGTAGGTGGCTATCTTTACCTCAAAGGTGGTTTGGGTGGCGATGCGACGAGTCCTCTGGGGAGTGCCAAAGTGGTGCCAGATGAAGCATTAATGGCAGGTTTTGTCTCCACAGATCCGAAAGCTTGGGCGCAATTGGAACAGTTCGGCACCCCGGAAGCCCAAAAGTTAGTTGCCAAAGGTTTAAACAATTTCAACAAAGATATGTTGACTGAATCCAACGTCTCTTATGAGAAAGACATTAAGCCTTGGTTAGGTAGCGTGATGTTTGCTGTGCTGCCATCGTCTCCAGTAAAACCTGTACAAGCTACGCCACAATCCACACAGGAACCGAATGTTTTGATGGTTGTCGGTATCAAGGACAAAATTAGCGCCTTGAATTTCGCCAAGAAGGTGAAAAAAGCTGGAAGCAAGGAAATTGACTACAAAGGTATCAAAATAACCGAAGATCAAGGTAAAAGTAGCAAAACTTATACGGCGGTTTTAAATAACCATTTAGTGTTGTCTGACCAAAGAAAAACTGTAGAATTAGCGATTGATACCTTCAAAGGTCAGCCTTCATTTGCTGGTAAAGAAGGCGCAGCCAATATTCTCTCGAAGGGTACAAACGTACAAAACTCCTTAGCTCAATTCTATGTGCCTGACTACGGCAATATGGTAGAGGAATTGTTGGCAACCAATCCTAATGCAACGCCATTACCTCCAGAAACAATAAAGCAGCTGAAGGCATTGAAGTCAATGGTTATTGGTGTTGGGGTCGATAATGCGGGTATACGCATGAAGGCGATTGGTAAGATAGACCCGACCGCGGTTGTGCAAGCAGAGTATAAACCCAATGCTGGCAATGTGGTGTCTCAATTTCCTGCTGATACTATTGCCTTGATCAGCGGCGGTGGTATCAGTCGTACTTGGGATGCGGTAGTTGAACAGTCGAAAAAAGATCCCGAAGCCCAGAAAGCATTTGAACAAACACGCCTACAACTAAAGGAAAGCCTGAATCTTGACCTAGATAAAGATATCTTTGGTTGGATGGATGGTGAATTTGCTATGGCTGCAATTCCATCTAGTCAAGGTATTTTAGCGCCAGTTGGCTTTGGTGGAGCTTTGGTGTTTCAAACAAGCGATCGCAAAACCGCTGAAAATACCTTCACTAAACTTGATGCACTTGCTAAAGGTAACTCAATCACGGTAGCCCAAAGAAATGTTAAAGGTAAAGCTGTCACTGAATGGCAGATACCGCAACAAGGCGCATTTTTGGGACGTGGCTGGATAGATCAAAACACCATGTTCATCGCTATCGGTGGCCCCATCGCTGATGTGATCGCCACAAAACCCAGCCAGACTTTGGACAATAGTCCATCGTTTAAAGCCGCCACAGCGTCGTTGCACAAGCCAAACGGAGGCTACTTTTACCTAGATATGGACAAAACCATGTCTCTAGTAAATCGCCAGCTACCTGCTTCCCAAAAGAATGCGATTGCGCCAGAAACAGCCGCTGTCCTCAATTCCATTCGCGGTGTCGGTCTAACTGCTACTCAGTCTGACAAAACAACTGCTGAAATTGAGGTTTTACTAGCCCTAAAGCAGAAAACTGGGAAGTAGTCCATAGTTATTGGTCATTAGTCAGCCGTCAGGGAAGAGTTGGAAAGTTGGAATGAAAATCTTTACTTACCGTTTCAACCTTCAAACGTTGCCACGCTAACGGACAACTAACAATAAACTAATAACTAATGGCTAATAACTAGGGACTAATGACTACTGCTGTAAAAACTGCTCCCGGAATATCTTCGCGTTTGGTGAATGGATTGCTGGCGATCAAGCCGTTAGCCAATCTTGCCAAGCATCAGGCGCGAACTATGATGATTAAACGCGCCGAGAGAATTGGAGTACCTTGGACAAACCAAGTAAAGGAACTATCGCAACTCGACTGGGAAACTCAGCTAGAGAAAGTACAAAACTCAGAGCTAGTTTACCCAGAATACTATGTGCGCTCGTTTCATGCCTACGAAAGCGGTAATTTAAGCTGGGAGGCTGCTTGGGAGGTAGAAGTCGCCGCTTATGCCGTTCATGCTGGTGTCTGGAAAGATGCTGGTAGCCAGGGAGATGCTAGACTCCGCCAAAGTTTTTTCGATATTGTCACTAGCCAAATTTCCACCCAGCCGCAAGATATTTTAGACTTGGGGTGCAGTGTCGGGATGAGTACCTTTGCCCTGCAAGATGCCTATCCCCAGGCAAAAATCACTGGTTTAGACTTGTCTCCCTACTTTCTGGCAGTTGCCCAATACCAATCGCAACAGCGTCAGAAATCAATTCAGTGGGTTCACGCAGCTGCTGAATCTACAGGATTGCCCGATGCTTCATTTGATTTAGTTTCCATCTTTCTGATGTGCCATGAGTTGCCTCAATCGGCAACAATGCAAATTTTGAGAGAAGCCCGGCGCGTACTGCGTCCCGGTGGCCATTTGGCAATTATGGATATGAACCCAAAGTCGGAAATTTTCATCAAGATGCCACCGTATATCTTGACATTGCTCAAGAGTACCGAGCCTTACCTGGATGAATATTTTGCCTTAGACATTGAACAGGCGCTAGTAGAGGCAGGATTCACAGCACCAACTATTACTTTCAATACTCCTCGCCACCGCACGGTAATCTCACAAAAGTAATACTGTCGCTTTCGTGACGAGAGGGCTACAAAAGATTTTATAACTCGGTTAGGACTATAGCATTCCGAAACGAGTTGTGAGCCAGCCCTTCAGATGCCCGACTTCTTAGAGAAGTCGGGCATCTCGCCTTCAGGAATCGTTTAAGGCTGCTATATGGGTTTGGACTTCGGGGATCGCAGTTTCTTGGTAAATCGATAAAGTCGAGCTTAGGATAGATTGCCTAAGCTGAGGAAAAAAGCAGAATATGGTGACTGCGTAAACCTATAGAACAGTGCTTGAGTGCAATTGAAGTGCATCTGAAATTGTCTCAAGGAGCGCAGAGATTTAGATATCATGCGATCGCTTATGCAAAAAGTTCTTCGGTTACTGGCAGCACTTTCTTTGGTCGGAGCTATTGGTCAACAACCAGCGCGATCGCAATCTATTATCCCAGCTGCTGACGGCACCGCTACCGTCATCACCCCTAACGGTAATCTTATCAACATTAGCGGCGGAAATCTATCTGGAGATGGAGTAAATCTCTTTCATAGTTTCACTGAATTTGGTATCCGCTCTAATGAAATAGCTAACTTTCTTTCTAACCCAAATATTGGGAACATACTCTCCCGTGTAACTGGTGGCAAAGCCTCAATAATTAACGGTTTAATTCAGGTTACTGGTGGCAACTCTAACCTATTTTTGCTCAACCCATCGGGCATCATCTTTGGCCCAAAAGCTATTCTTAACGTACCGGGTGACTTCACCGCTACCACCGCCAACGGCATTGGTTTTAATCGAGATTGGTTTAGTGCTATTGGTACAAATAATTATGCGGCTCTAGTAGGGAATCCCAACAGCTTTGCCTTTACGATAAATCAGCCGGGGGCAATTATTAATGCAGGTTCTTTAGCAGTTGGCGCAGGACAAAATTTAACTTTGTTAGGCGGCACTGTCATCAGTACAGGAAAACTTGTTGCGCCTGGGGGTAATATTATCGTGGCGGCGGTGCCGGGTGAGAGTACGGTGCGCGTGATTCAGCCGGGAAATCTGCTGAGTATAGAGGTGGGGACTGGGGACGGGGGACTAGGAACTGGAAATATTAAACCCCTCTCTCTTCCCCAGTTATTGACAGGCGGGAAATTGAGGAATGCGACTGGAATAACAGTTAATAGCGATCGCATACAATTAACCGGATCTGGGTTGCCAGTAGCAGCTGGAGATGTGGTAGCGCGGGAGGTGACGGCGGGAGCAGCGACACTCTCAGCACGCAATTTGACGCTAGTAGAAAGTCAGCTCTACACTACTGGAAACTTGAATCTGCAAGCCACAGATACAGTGCGAGTGCGGGACAGCGTGGAAAAAAGCTTTGTTGCCCAAGCCGGAGGTAATTTATACATTCAAGGCAATCAAAGCATCGATATTCTGGCGCTAAATCACCCAAAAACGCCCTTTACCAGTGGTGGAAATCTCAGTTTAGTTAGCGATGGCAATATTTCTGGGGATGCTCACTTTAGCAGTGGCGGCGACTTTTCGATTCGCAACACACTGGGAAACCCTGGAAAATTTGTCAGTCTCTATGACCCGATTATTAGCTCAGTGGGAGATGTTAACTTTGGGGATTATACAGGAGTTTCGCTGAAAATAGAGGCAAAAGGTAATATCACAGCTGGCAATATTGTCATTACTGGAGCAGATACATCACTCGTCGTTGGTCAAGACCCAGATATTCCGATTTTGAGCAGCACTCCTGCCTTAATTTTAAGAGCAGGCGTTACCAATCTGGAAAATCCGCCCAACTTCGGCTCAAGCTCCTACTCTATTACAAACCTCGGCACACTTCCTGGCGGTAACTTAAGTAACGCCTCTGACATCAACAATAATGGTCAAGTCGTGGGTGTTTCCAACATCGCTAATGGAAACTCTAGCGGTGTAGTGTGGCAAAACGGCACTATCCAAAACCTCGGCACTCTCCCCGGCAATGACTTCAGCAGCGCCAACGCTATCAATGATGCTGGTGTGGCGGTTGGTAATTCAGGCACTTTTAGCAGCAACTTAAATGCTGTAGTGTGGCAAAACGGGGCTATTCAAAACATAGCCAGTAACTCTGTTCAAGCCAACGATATCAACAATCTGGCTCAGGTGGTGGGGATTACCAACTTAAACGGTAATAATCAGGCTTTTTTGTGGCAAAACGGCGCTATCCAAAACCTGGGAACCCTCCCCGGCAATGACTTCAGCAGCGCCAACGCTATCAACAACAATGGTCAAATTGTCGGCAGTTCAGGCACAGTTAGCAGCGGTTCTCAAGCTGTGCTGTGGCAAAATGGCATAATCCAAAACTTGGGTACGCTTCCAGGCGGTAATTTCAGTAACGCCTATGGCATTAATGATGCGGGTTTTGCTGTCGGGGATTCGCAGGCGGCAAACGGCAACTCTCAAGCTGTGCTGTGGCGAAATGGCGCGATCGCACTCGGAACTCTACCAGGCGATAACTTCAGCCGCGCTAACGACATCAACAACATCGGTCAAGTTGTCGGTAGTTCGGAAGGTGCGAACCAGAACACTCGTGCTTTTCTCTGGCAAAACGGCATAATTTCAGACCTCAATAACTTGATTTCTCCCAGTTCTGGCTGGGATTTTCTGCAAACTGCCGCAGCTGTCAATGATATTGGGCAAATCGTGGGAACTGGTTTCATCGGCGGACAAAGCCGTGCTTTTCTGCTGACACCGCTTACTTCTAGTTCTTTAGCAAGTCCGGGAAGCATTACGGTAGGAAATATTTTCACCCCAGGGGGGCCAGTTATTTTGTCAGCGACAAGCGATATTAATCAGCTTGGTGAAATTAACTCCAATGGTGGGGAGATTAGCCTTACTACTAGCAACGGCAACATCACTGCTGGAATAATTAATTCTAGTTCTACGGAGAATGGTGGTGCTGTCACCTTGAAGACTCCTAATGATATTCAAGTTAACTATATAAATGCCCAAGGCGGCGTTTCTGGCACAGGTGGTAGAGTTGACATTACCACTGATAACTTTTTCCGGGCGATCGCTACTTTTCCCGACCAAAACGCGATCGCTGCCAGCATTTCTACAGTTGGCGGACTAAATGGTAATCAGGTAACTATCCAACATGGCGGCGGAGCCAAGGGTATTCCTTTTGTAGTCGGCGATGCTACTGTGAATGGTACTGCTGGGGCAATTACCACTGGCACCAGACTTGTAGATAATGCGATCGCGCCGCAACGTTCTTTTGCAAGCAGCTTCACTCAAGGCAATATCCAAATCATTACTCAAAACTCGCCATTACCAGACCCAAATCCACCGTCACCAGACCCAGATCAACCGCCATTACCAGACCCAAATCCACCGTCATCAGACCCAGATCAACCGCCATCAAATCCAAATCAACCGCAACCAAATCCAAATCAACTGAGTGAAGATTCCGCACCACCACAGGCAAATCCAATTTCCCAGAGTGCGATCGCTTATAGCGTTCCTAACGTTGAAGTAGACGCAGTGGTAGCTGGACTAGAAAATTACTTTACCAACCAGGTTGAACAATATCTGGGTACAACAACCGATACTGCGCCCGTAAATCTGGCACAAGCCCGCAACGTACTCCAAGAAACTGAAACAGCAACAGGTGTGAAACCAGCACTTATATATGTAGTTTTTGTGCCACCATTGCTGAAACCAGAAACAGGGGAAAATAGGAGCAATTCCCAATTGCCAATTCCCAATTCTCAAGCCTCAAATTCTAGCGACCAACTAGAACTGGTAGTAGTCACCGCCAAGGGTGAAATAGTTCGCAAACGAGTAGAAGCGAGTACACGAGGCGCATACGCTACGCGATCGCAAGTTCTCAAAGTTGCTGACGACTTCCGCAACCAAATCTCTAGCCCCAGAAATACTCGGAGTTACCTCGCCCCAGCCCAGCAACTCCATCAATGGCTGATAGCACCAATCAAAGAAGATTTACAAAACCTGGGCATCCAGAATCTTGTATTTATCATGGATACCGGCTTGCGTTCCTTGCCCTTAGCC from Funiculus sociatus GB2-C1 includes the following:
- a CDS encoding CHAT domain-containing protein, with the translated sequence MQKVLRLLAALSLVGAIGQQPARSQSIIPAADGTATVITPNGNLINISGGNLSGDGVNLFHSFTEFGIRSNEIANFLSNPNIGNILSRVTGGKASIINGLIQVTGGNSNLFLLNPSGIIFGPKAILNVPGDFTATTANGIGFNRDWFSAIGTNNYAALVGNPNSFAFTINQPGAIINAGSLAVGAGQNLTLLGGTVISTGKLVAPGGNIIVAAVPGESTVRVIQPGNLLSIEVGTGDGGLGTGNIKPLSLPQLLTGGKLRNATGITVNSDRIQLTGSGLPVAAGDVVAREVTAGAATLSARNLTLVESQLYTTGNLNLQATDTVRVRDSVEKSFVAQAGGNLYIQGNQSIDILALNHPKTPFTSGGNLSLVSDGNISGDAHFSSGGDFSIRNTLGNPGKFVSLYDPIISSVGDVNFGDYTGVSLKIEAKGNITAGNIVITGADTSLVVGQDPDIPILSSTPALILRAGVTNLENPPNFGSSSYSITNLGTLPGGNLSNASDINNNGQVVGVSNIANGNSSGVVWQNGTIQNLGTLPGNDFSSANAINDAGVAVGNSGTFSSNLNAVVWQNGAIQNIASNSVQANDINNLAQVVGITNLNGNNQAFLWQNGAIQNLGTLPGNDFSSANAINNNGQIVGSSGTVSSGSQAVLWQNGIIQNLGTLPGGNFSNAYGINDAGFAVGDSQAANGNSQAVLWRNGAIALGTLPGDNFSRANDINNIGQVVGSSEGANQNTRAFLWQNGIISDLNNLISPSSGWDFLQTAAAVNDIGQIVGTGFIGGQSRAFLLTPLTSSSLASPGSITVGNIFTPGGPVILSATSDINQLGEINSNGGEISLTTSNGNITAGIINSSSTENGGAVTLKTPNDIQVNYINAQGGVSGTGGRVDITTDNFFRAIATFPDQNAIAASISTVGGLNGNQVTIQHGGGAKGIPFVVGDATVNGTAGAITTGTRLVDNAIAPQRSFASSFTQGNIQIITQNSPLPDPNPPSPDPDQPPLPDPNPPSSDPDQPPSNPNQPQPNPNQLSEDSAPPQANPISQSAIAYSVPNVEVDAVVAGLENYFTNQVEQYLGTTTDTAPVNLAQARNVLQETETATGVKPALIYVVFVPPLLKPETGENRSNSQLPIPNSQASNSSDQLELVVVTAKGEIVRKRVEASTRGAYATRSQVLKVADDFRNQISSPRNTRSYLAPAQQLHQWLIAPIKEDLQNLGIQNLVFIMDTGLRSLPLAALHDGEKFLVERYSVGLMPSLSLTDTRSSDIKESQILAMGASQFTNLQPLPAVPVELSLITQYLWEGKYFLNEAFTLKNLKAQRQQNPSGIIHLATHAEFKPGEPSKSYIQLWDTQLRLNQLRQLEWNNPPVQLLVLSACRTALGNEQAELGFAGLAVQAGVQSALASLWYVSDEATLVLMSEFYQQLKKAPIKAEALRQAQIAMLRGEVEIKGGQLHTSAGDIPMPPNFANQGDKNFTHPFYWAAFTMIGSPW